From Acidimicrobiales bacterium:
GGGTGGCCTCGCGCCGCCGTCGGGCCAGACCTGACCCAGCTGTTCGTCGGCAGCGAGGGCACGATGGGGATCATCACGGGAAGCCGACTGCGCGTCCATCCCGTCCCCGCGGAGGACCGGCGTCTGGCCTTCGGCTTCGGCTCGTTCGCCGAGGGCCTCGAGGCGTGCCGGCGCACGCTGCGACGCGGGGCGACGCCCGCGGTGCTCCGTCTCTACGACGAGGCGGAGTCCGCCCGCACCTTCGGTGCCGACGACACCTGCGTGCTCGTGGTGCTGGACGAGGGAGACCACGTCCTCATCGAGGCGACCATCGAGGTGGTGACCCAGGAATGCAGCGCCGCCCAGCCCCTCGACCCGTCACTCGTCGAGCGCTGGCTCGAGCACCGCAACGACGTGTCCGCCCTCGCAGCCCTCTCTCGTCGTCACATCGTGGTCGACACGATCGAGATCGCGGCGCAGTGGTCGGCGCTCCTTCCGATCTACGAGGACGCGGTGTCCCGGCTCAGGGCCATGGACGGGACGCTGGCCGCCTCCGCCCACCAGTCCCACGCCTACAGCGACGGCGCCTGCATCTACTTCACCTTCGCCGGGCAGGGTCCCGAGCCTGACGATCTCGCCTGGGCGGAGGCCTATTACGCCGAGGCCTGGCAGGCGGTGATGGATGCCACGACCGCCCGGGGCGGCGCCATCAGCCACCACCACGGGGTGGGCCTCAACCGTGCCCGGTTCCTCGCCCCCGCCCTGGGTCCCGCCTTCGCGACGCTCGTGGACCTCAAGGCGGCCGTGGATCCCCATGGCATCCTCAACCCGGGCAAGCTCGGGCTGCCCTCGCCGTTCGGTGGCGCGGTATGGCCCTGACCCGACCGTCGCTCGAGGCCAGCACGGTGGGCGGCGCGGCGCTGGCCATCCTCGTGGTGGCACTCCCGGCTGTGCTGGCCATTGAGGCGGCGAAGGGCGACGACCTCGCCGGCGAGGAGTCGTCGATCTGGGTCGTGGGCGCGCTGGCAGTGGTGGCCGCGTTCGTGATCGGCGGAGGGATCGCCGGGGCCCGCCGACCCGAGACGGCCATCGGCCACAGTGTCGCCGCCGCTGCGCTCGCCTTCGTCGTGGTGGCCGTCGTCGCCATCGTGCGGCGCCTGGTGGACGGCTCCGGGCTGCCCGCGGACGTCGGGGCCGCCTTCGTCCTCCTCGCCGTGGTCTGTGTGTCGATGGGCGTCGCCGGTGGCTACGTGGGCATGCGGGTGAGGAACCACCAGGCCGGCCGCCGGAGCGGCTCGGGGTCGTGAGCCTCCTCGTCGTCGACGTGGGCACCAGCGGGGTGCGGGCCGCGGCAGTACGGCCTGACGGCGCGGTCGAGCACGTCCGTTATCGCTCGGTGCTGCCGACGTCGCCCGCCCCTGGCTTCGTCGAGTTCGACGCCCGGGAGATGGCCGATGCCGCCCTGGCCGTCGCCTTGGAGGTGCTCGATGCGCTGGGTCCGGGCGACGCGGTGGACGGGGTCGGGATCGCCAACCAGCGGGCCTCCACCATCGTGTGGGACCGCGCTACCGGCAAGCCCGTAGGTCCCGGGATCGGGTGGCAGGACCTGCGCACGGTCGGCATGTGTCTGGCCCTCCAGAGCCAGGGCATCCGGCTGGCGCCCAATGTCTCCGCCACCAAGGCGGCGATGCTGCTCGACCTGGCCGATCCCGACCGCGTGGCCGACCTCTGCGTGGGCACGGTCGACTCGTGGATGGCGTGGACGCTGTCGGCTGGTCGGCTGCACGTCATCGACGCGACCAATGCGGGCCTCACCGGGCTGCTGCACGCCGACGCCTCGGGCTGGGCCCCCCACGTGCTCGAGGCCCTGCGCATCCCGGAAGAAGCGCTGCCGACCATCGTCGACTCGTCGGGCGTCGTTGGCGAGGCGGCGGCGCTGCCGGGGTCCCCGCCGATCGCCGGGATGGCCGGAGACCAACAGGCCTCGCTGGTGGGCCAGGGCGCCACCCGCCCCGGCCTGGCGAAAATCACCTTCGGTACCGGCGGCATGCTCGACCTTTGTGTGGGGCCCGAGCGCCCGACCTTCGAGGCTCGGGGCCCGGAGGGAACCTTCCCGATCGTCGCCTGGCGACGCCAGGGCCGGACCACGTGGGGGCTCGAGGCCATCATGTTGTCGGCCGGCACCGCGGTGGAGTGGCTGCGCGACGACCTGGGGCTCATCGCCACGGCTGAGGAGTCCGACGGGGTGGCCGCCGGCTGCCCAGATACCGGCGACGTCTGGTTCGTCCCCGCCTTGCTGGGCCTGGGCACCCCGGTCTGGGACTTCGGTGCCCGCGGCACGCTCGTCGGTGTCACCCGGGGCACGGGGCGGGCCGAGCTCGTGCGGGCCGTGCTGGAGGGCGTCGCCCACCGGGGCGCCGACCTGGTCGAGGCGGCCGAGGCCGACGGCGACACGACCATCGGCTCGCTCAGGGTCGACGGGGGCATGAGCGCCAACGCCACCTTCGTCCAGGCCCTCGCCGACGCCGCCGCTCGCCCGGTCGAGGTGTCTCCGGTGCTCGAGGCGACGACTCTTGGAGCCGCCTACCTGGCCGGGCTGGCTCTGGGGACCTGGGCGGACGAGGACGAGCTCGCCGCCCGCTGGTCGCCGGCGCGCGTCGTCGAGCCGGCACGGGTGGTCGACCGCGACCGGTGGCGGGCGGCCCGCCAACGGTCGC
This genomic window contains:
- a CDS encoding FAD-binding oxidoreductase — translated: MAGRAAPVSPIHIDAPPSGLRYRFADNGVEVDGGLLDRLRAVCRQVDTDDASRVDAGRDWWPLSILWATAGTVPARPAAVARPSDSAQVSAVLALCDEARVPVTPVAGRSGVCGASLPVFGGVSLDLCALSGVHAVDDVSLVADVGAGTFGTDLEDELRSSHGVTLGHWPQSMELSTVGGWLACRSAGQYSTRYGKIEDMVVGLDVALADGSVVHTGGWPRAAVGPDLTQLFVGSEGTMGIITGSRLRVHPVPAEDRRLAFGFGSFAEGLEACRRTLRRGATPAVLRLYDEAESARTFGADDTCVLVVLDEGDHVLIEATIEVVTQECSAAQPLDPSLVERWLEHRNDVSALAALSRRHIVVDTIEIAAQWSALLPIYEDAVSRLRAMDGTLAASAHQSHAYSDGACIYFTFAGQGPEPDDLAWAEAYYAEAWQAVMDATTARGGAISHHHGVGLNRARFLAPALGPAFATLVDLKAAVDPHGILNPGKLGLPSPFGGAVWP
- a CDS encoding FGGY-family carbohydrate kinase — translated: MSLLVVDVGTSGVRAAAVRPDGAVEHVRYRSVLPTSPAPGFVEFDAREMADAALAVALEVLDALGPGDAVDGVGIANQRASTIVWDRATGKPVGPGIGWQDLRTVGMCLALQSQGIRLAPNVSATKAAMLLDLADPDRVADLCVGTVDSWMAWTLSAGRLHVIDATNAGLTGLLHADASGWAPHVLEALRIPEEALPTIVDSSGVVGEAAALPGSPPIAGMAGDQQASLVGQGATRPGLAKITFGTGGMLDLCVGPERPTFEARGPEGTFPIVAWRRQGRTTWGLEAIMLSAGTAVEWLRDDLGLIATAEESDGVAAGCPDTGDVWFVPALLGLGTPVWDFGARGTLVGVTRGTGRAELVRAVLEGVAHRGADLVEAAEADGDTTIGSLRVDGGMSANATFVQALADAAARPVEVSPVLEATTLGAAYLAGLALGTWADEDELAARWSPARVVEPARVVDRDRWRAARQRSLRTVPELSGLDF